The region ACAAAACCGTGCTGGGAAACCTGATTATGGCTCCCATGCGCTTAAAGAAAATGCCAAAAGAAGAAGCTGAATCCATTGCATTGGAGCTGCTGAAAAAAGTTGGTATCTCGGACAAAGCGCATGTGTATCCGGCTAAATTATCCGGCGGACAGCAGCAACGTGTTGCCATTGCACGGGCGCTTGCCATGAACCCGAAGATCATGCTTTTTGACGAGCCGACATCTGCACTCGACCCAGAAATGATCGGCGAGGTTCTCGACGTTATGACGAGCCTTGCAAAAGAAGGCATGACGATGGTTTGTGTGACGCACGAAATGGGCTTTGCGCGTGAAGTTGCAGACAGGCTGGTGTTTATGGATCACGGTGAAATTATCGAAACAGGCACGCCTGAAGAGTTTTTCACTAACCCTAAACATCCGCGCCTCAAGCAATTCCTTCAACAGATTCTATAAATAAAAAAAGCCGGTTAAACCGGCTTTTTTTTATTTGAACATATATCTGATGGTGTACCCGAACGACGGATACGCCCACAACCACTTTGTCAGTTCTGCAACAGTTGTATTCGTGCGCATAGCAAATGCAAAAATATTAATTATCTCTTCCGAATTATGTCCATTCACCGTTGCTCCTAAAATGGTATCATCCTTCTTAGAAACAAGAACTTTGTACGAAGGATACAGCTCGCCAATCCTCCTATATTCTGACCAGCCCGAAGAGCTTCCTTCGAAAACTTTATATGGAATATTCTGCGCCTGTGCTTCTTCTTCACGCATTCCAACAGTGCTTAATGGAGGATGCGTAAACAGCGTGAATGGCACCACGGAGTAGTCAGGACTTTCTTCATTGCCATGCAATATATTATGTGAAACGACCATGCCTTCCATAGAAGCAACAGGAGTCAGCTCCATGCTATTTCCCACAACATCACCGGCAGCATAAACCCGTGGGTTGGAGGTACTTTGCATGTACTCGTTGACCTTGATGCCGCCTTTTTGATTTAACTCAAGCCCGCCTTTTTCTGGATTTAAATCCTCAACGTGAGCTATTCGTCCCGCTGCCAGCACAACGCAGTCTGCTCTAAATTCGATATTATCCTCACCAGCGCACAAAACTAAGTCGTCCCCTTCGCGTGTAAGTGTGTTTGGAGGAAGCATTGTATGAAAGCGTACGCCCATATCGCGGCTTGCCTCAATCATGCAATCAACTAATGATGCATCAAAACGACGCAAAAAGCGCTCACTGCGAAGCACAACATCAACTTGCGCACCAGCAATAGCAGCCACATGCGAAAGCTCAAAAGCAATAAACCCACCACCGATAAACACAATACGCGATGGAAGTTCCTGCATCTCAAAAAATTCGTCGGTTGTTGTAAGCAGTTCATGCCCTTGAAAATGAACAGGGCGGGACTTAGCTCCGGCTGCAATTACTATTTTTTTCGGCTGATACTGAATCCGATTGATGACCACAGTATCCGGCGTTAAAAACTGAGCCTTGCCATGTACACCTGTAATGCCATGACTCTCATAAAATTCTTCAACAAGTTTCGGAATAGGATCACGCATGGCTGCCATTCCGGTCATCATCTTTTTCCAGTCAATGGAAAGACATCCGCGCAACCCTCTTTCCTTCATGTGCATACGCCGTAGCGCAACATTAGTCACATCGAACAGAAACTTCTTCGGCTCACACCCACGCAGCGGGCATGTTCCACCAAAAGGCTGGTAATCTGCCACGACCACCTGTTTTCCTTCTGCGGCACAGGTGCGTGCAACCGCCCCACCCGCTGGTCCAGATCCAATAACAAGAACATCCGGTTTTTCTATTTTGGTCATGAAGCCTCCTGCTGTTCAATCGACTAATCCACGTAATTGTAGCAACTCCTCAGCCCCGTACAACTATTACTCGTCTTTTTCCTCTGCGCCGCTTTTCTTTAAACACAGATAGTTACAAAATCATTAACCCTGCCTGCTAACAAAATAAATGAACTCTGAGAGCTTTTCGGTATAACGTGAGATGATTCTTTCACTTTTTGGGAGTGTATAAAATAATTTTTTTATTAACAATAACTATTCCCATTAAACACTTTTTTGTGTAGAAGGATTTTCAACAAACAAAAACACAGCCCAACTGGGCGTTACTATGAACTATATTGTCAGGAGAATCTCATGATTGAACGTTCCGGTCTCGTAACTTTTCACGGCAACGGTCTTACACTCGAAGGCA is a window of Halodesulfovibrio sp. DNA encoding:
- a CDS encoding amino acid ABC transporter ATP-binding protein, with the translated sequence MTTNPIIQVENVYKFFGQLTALNDVSLNITSGEKVVILGPSGSGKSTLLRSINRLEKIDKGHIVVDGQDITAPECNINNVRQELGMVFQSFNLFPHKTVLGNLIMAPMRLKKMPKEEAESIALELLKKVGISDKAHVYPAKLSGGQQQRVAIARALAMNPKIMLFDEPTSALDPEMIGEVLDVMTSLAKEGMTMVCVTHEMGFAREVADRLVFMDHGEIIETGTPEEFFTNPKHPRLKQFLQQIL
- a CDS encoding NAD(P)/FAD-dependent oxidoreductase encodes the protein MTKIEKPDVLVIGSGPAGGAVARTCAAEGKQVVVADYQPFGGTCPLRGCEPKKFLFDVTNVALRRMHMKERGLRGCLSIDWKKMMTGMAAMRDPIPKLVEEFYESHGITGVHGKAQFLTPDTVVINRIQYQPKKIVIAAGAKSRPVHFQGHELLTTTDEFFEMQELPSRIVFIGGGFIAFELSHVAAIAGAQVDVVLRSERFLRRFDASLVDCMIEASRDMGVRFHTMLPPNTLTREGDDLVLCAGEDNIEFRADCVVLAAGRIAHVEDLNPEKGGLELNQKGGIKVNEYMQSTSNPRVYAAGDVVGNSMELTPVASMEGMVVSHNILHGNEESPDYSVVPFTLFTHPPLSTVGMREEEAQAQNIPYKVFEGSSSGWSEYRRIGELYPSYKVLVSKKDDTILGATVNGHNSEEIINIFAFAMRTNTTVAELTKWLWAYPSFGYTIRYMFK